Proteins encoded within one genomic window of Streptomyces kaniharaensis:
- a CDS encoding ArsR/SmtB family transcription factor, which translates to MTDDRGWMHSDDPHAVLTAKGMRAMAHPVRMQLVGLLRKHGPSTATRLAEQLGLNSGATSYHLRQLAAAGFVEEDPERGNARERWWRSVHTLTAWTGDDQADEEPETVVAYLRSVLAAHTLVGQRALNAFETMPREWRKAVDLSDQVLRLTPEEAEQLADELAAVVGRYRRVDAEGPVPEGAEAVAVVVHVLPEPRATTEGEES; encoded by the coding sequence ATGACCGATGACCGCGGCTGGATGCACAGTGACGACCCGCACGCCGTACTCACCGCCAAGGGCATGCGCGCGATGGCCCACCCCGTCCGCATGCAGTTGGTCGGGCTGCTGCGCAAGCACGGCCCGTCCACGGCGACCAGGCTGGCCGAGCAGCTCGGGCTGAACTCCGGGGCCACGAGCTACCACCTGCGTCAGCTCGCCGCCGCGGGCTTCGTTGAGGAAGACCCGGAGCGCGGCAACGCCCGCGAGCGGTGGTGGCGTTCGGTGCACACGCTCACCGCCTGGACGGGGGACGACCAGGCCGACGAGGAGCCGGAGACCGTCGTCGCGTACCTGCGGTCGGTCCTCGCCGCCCATACGCTGGTCGGCCAGCGCGCGCTCAACGCCTTCGAGACGATGCCGCGGGAGTGGCGCAAGGCGGTCGACCTCAGCGACCAGGTGCTGCGGCTCACGCCCGAGGAGGCCGAGCAACTGGCCGACGAACTGGCCGCCGTGGTCGGGCGCTACCGGCGCGTGGACGCCGAGGGCCCGGTGCCGGAGGGTGCGGAGGCGGTGGCCGTGGTCGTCCACGTGCTGCCCGAGCCGAGGGCCACCACCGAGGGGGAGGAGTCCTGA
- a CDS encoding histidine kinase, whose protein sequence is MTRGKLWGYVASGAWVFGAFGGADGSGRSGGAGRDATDEAVGPFHPGVMAGPRMLSRPELERLRWTGRQAGCEPQARHVQVADVVRRVAHGGGRAAAVTVRLAPGLPVVAGDARRLEAALGGLVDHAIRRSPLGARVLVRTSVVTAPALPRLGLGGASYGRQRGRVEIRVSDRGACGLPEAREWLLAGVRADGPVGPLHSLVLASGGRLAVEATPGGGLTVVLILAVAYD, encoded by the coding sequence ATGACACGCGGGAAGCTCTGGGGCTATGTCGCGTCGGGGGCCTGGGTGTTCGGTGCCTTCGGCGGGGCGGACGGCTCCGGACGGTCGGGCGGTGCGGGTCGGGACGCCACGGACGAGGCCGTCGGGCCGTTCCACCCGGGGGTGATGGCCGGGCCGCGGATGCTGTCGCGGCCGGAGCTGGAGCGGTTGCGCTGGACGGGCCGGCAGGCCGGGTGCGAGCCGCAGGCGCGGCACGTCCAGGTCGCCGACGTGGTGCGCCGGGTGGCGCACGGCGGCGGGCGGGCGGCGGCCGTGACCGTCCGGCTGGCTCCCGGGCTACCGGTGGTGGCCGGGGACGCGCGGCGGCTGGAGGCGGCGCTCGGCGGGCTGGTCGACCACGCGATCCGGCGCAGTCCGCTCGGTGCCAGGGTCTTGGTCCGCACCTCCGTCGTGACCGCGCCCGCGCTGCCGCGGCTGGGGCTCGGCGGTGCCTCGTACGGCCGGCAGCGCGGTCGGGTGGAGATCCGGGTGTCGGACCGCGGGGCGTGCGGGCTCCCGGAGGCGCGGGAGTGGCTGCTCGCGGGCGTCCGGGCCGACGGTCCGGTCGGGCCGCTGCACAGTCTGGTCCTGGCCTCGGGCGGTCGGCTGGCGGTGGAGGCGACGCCGGGGGGCGGGCTGACGGTGGTGCTGATCCTGGCGGTCGCCTACGACTGA